From the genome of Mycobacterium dioxanotrophicus, one region includes:
- the miaB gene encoding tRNA (N6-isopentenyl adenosine(37)-C2)-methylthiotransferase MiaB: MFVVTSTVARGAQAPHEGAADVRTYQVRTYGCQMNVHDSERLSGLLESAGYRRAADDAEADIVVFNTCAVRENADNKLYGNLSHLAPRKQSDPNMQIAVGGCLAQKDRDTVLKKAPWVDVVFGTHNIGSLPTLLERARHNREAQVEIVEALQEFPSTLPAARESAYAAWVSISVGCNNTCTFCIVPALRGKEVDRRPGDILAEVQSLVDQGVLEITLLGQNVNAYGVSFSDERLREDPTTPPELPRDRTAFSKLLRACGSIDGLERVRFTSPHPAEFTDDVIEAMAQTPNVCPTLHMPLQSGSDRILKAMRRSYRAERYLGIIDKVRAAIPHAAITTDIIVGFPGETEEDFQATLDVVERARFASAFTFQYSIRPGTPAATMPDQLPKHVVTERYARLIELQERISLQDNQAQVGRTVELLVATGEGRKDAATARMSGRARDGRLVHFTPGGIAPEAIRPGDIVTTTVTAAAPHHLIADAPVTQHRRTRAGDAHAAGQRPRTGVGLGLPRVGAPPVQPPSGGCSC; this comes from the coding sequence ATGTTCGTCGTGACTTCCACGGTGGCGCGCGGCGCTCAGGCACCCCATGAGGGGGCGGCCGACGTGCGTACCTACCAGGTCCGTACGTACGGCTGCCAGATGAATGTGCACGATTCGGAACGACTGTCGGGGCTGCTCGAATCGGCTGGTTATCGGCGTGCCGCCGACGACGCCGAGGCTGACATCGTCGTGTTCAACACGTGCGCGGTGCGGGAGAACGCCGACAACAAGCTGTACGGAAACCTCAGTCACCTGGCTCCGCGCAAGCAGTCCGATCCGAACATGCAGATCGCCGTCGGTGGCTGCCTGGCGCAGAAGGACCGTGACACGGTGCTGAAGAAGGCGCCGTGGGTCGACGTGGTCTTCGGAACCCACAACATCGGTTCACTGCCGACGCTGCTCGAACGTGCCCGGCACAATCGCGAAGCCCAGGTCGAAATCGTCGAAGCGCTCCAGGAATTCCCTTCGACCTTGCCTGCAGCCCGCGAATCCGCTTATGCGGCATGGGTTTCCATCTCGGTGGGCTGCAACAACACGTGCACCTTCTGCATCGTCCCCGCCTTGCGCGGCAAAGAGGTGGACCGCAGGCCCGGCGACATCCTGGCCGAGGTGCAGTCGCTGGTCGACCAGGGTGTGCTCGAAATCACGCTGCTGGGCCAGAACGTCAACGCCTACGGTGTGTCGTTTTCGGACGAGCGCTTGCGCGAGGACCCGACAACGCCGCCCGAGCTGCCGCGCGATCGCACCGCGTTCTCGAAACTGCTGCGGGCCTGCGGCAGCATCGACGGACTGGAGCGGGTGCGGTTCACCTCGCCGCACCCGGCCGAGTTCACCGACGACGTCATCGAGGCGATGGCCCAGACGCCGAATGTGTGCCCGACGCTGCACATGCCGTTGCAGTCGGGTTCGGACCGCATCCTCAAGGCGATGCGCCGCTCCTACCGGGCCGAGCGTTATCTGGGCATCATCGACAAGGTGCGGGCCGCGATCCCGCACGCGGCGATCACCACCGACATCATCGTCGGGTTCCCGGGTGAAACCGAGGAGGACTTCCAGGCCACCCTCGACGTCGTCGAGCGGGCCCGGTTCGCAAGCGCATTCACCTTCCAGTACTCGATCCGACCCGGCACCCCGGCCGCCACCATGCCCGACCAGCTCCCCAAACACGTTGTCACCGAGCGTTATGCGCGCCTGATCGAATTGCAGGAGCGAATCTCGCTGCAGGACAACCAAGCTCAGGTCGGCCGCACCGTCGAGCTGCTGGTCGCCACCGGCGAGGGCCGCAAAGACGCCGCAACCGCGCGGATGTCGGGACGGGCCAGGGACGGCCGGCTGGTGCACTTCACACCCGGCGGCATCGCGCCCGAGGCGATCCGGCCCGGCGACATCGTGACCACCACGGTCACCGCAGCCGCCCCGCATCATCTGATCGCCGACGCACCCGTCACGCAGCACCGGCGCACCCGCGCAGGAGACGCCCATGCGGCCGGGCAGCGGCCACGCACAGGCGTCGGCCTGGGATTGCCCCGCGTCGGCGCTCCGCCTGTCCAACCCCCATCGGGAGGATGCAGCTGTTGA
- a CDS encoding amino acid ABC transporter ATP-binding protein: MISIQGVNKHFGALHVLKDINLEVQRGQVVVVLGPSGSGKSTLCRTINRLEPIDTGTITIDGDPLPAEGRKLAQLRSDVGMVFQSFNLFAHKTILENVTLAPIKVRKADKEKTRKEAMTLLERVGVASQADKYPAQLSGGQQQRVAIARSLAMHPKVMLFDEPTSALDPEMINEVLAVMTDLAGEGMTMVVVTHEMGFARRASHRVVFMADGAVVEDAAPEEFFTNPKSDRAKDFLGKILDH; the protein is encoded by the coding sequence ATGATCTCGATCCAGGGCGTCAACAAACATTTCGGCGCCCTCCATGTCCTCAAGGACATCAACCTCGAAGTGCAACGCGGACAAGTCGTCGTCGTGCTGGGACCTTCGGGCTCCGGCAAGTCGACACTGTGTCGCACCATCAACCGGCTCGAACCCATCGACACCGGAACCATCACCATCGACGGCGACCCCCTCCCCGCCGAAGGCCGCAAGCTGGCCCAGCTGCGCTCCGACGTCGGCATGGTGTTCCAGTCGTTCAACCTGTTCGCGCACAAGACGATCCTCGAGAACGTCACGCTCGCCCCCATCAAGGTGCGCAAGGCCGACAAGGAGAAAACCCGCAAGGAGGCGATGACCCTGCTGGAGCGGGTCGGCGTCGCCAGTCAGGCCGACAAGTATCCGGCCCAGTTGTCCGGCGGGCAGCAGCAACGCGTGGCGATCGCCCGCTCGCTGGCCATGCATCCGAAGGTGATGTTGTTCGACGAGCCGACCAGCGCGCTCGATCCGGAGATGATCAACGAGGTGCTGGCCGTGATGACCGACCTGGCCGGCGAAGGCATGACCATGGTGGTGGTCACCCACGAGATGGGCTTCGCCCGCCGCGCGTCACACCGGGTGGTGTTCATGGCCGACGGCGCGGTCGTCGAGGACGCGGCGCCCGAGGAGTTCTTCACCAATCCGAAGTCCGACCGGGCCAAGGACTTCCTCGGCAAGATCCTCGACCACTGA